Genomic segment of Synechococcus sp. A18-25c:
CAATAATTTCAGGCATTGCTTCAGCACCTGAGCCCGCTCAGCACGGGGAAATTCGTGCAAGGCCACACTCATCTGGATGGCATCAAAGCTGGCCTCCCTCAGCGGAGGCTCCTCCGCAAGCCCTTCGACCCGTTTGAGACCCGGATGGCGTTGCGCGGCTAACGCCAGCGCCAGAGGTGAAATGTCCAGTCCGGTCACCTGGAAACCTGCCTTGAGCCAGGGTGCCGCCGCTTCCCCGCTCCCGCAGCAGAGATCGAGCACATCGGCTTTGGGGGTCAGTCTGGGGTGGAGCGCGTCGAGTCCTAGAGCCCTTAGGCGCTCCACGCCTCCCACGCTGAGGGATGACACCGCGGTCACGCAGTCATAAATCCAGCGATATCGGTAGGCCAGCGGTCTCAAAAAGGATGTCATCAGAACCAGTGACAGCG
This window contains:
- a CDS encoding class I SAM-dependent methyltransferase, with protein sequence MTSFLRPLAYRYRWIYDCVTAVSSLSVGGVERLRALGLDALHPRLTPKADVLDLCCGSGEAAAPWLKAGFQVTGLDISPLALALAAQRHPGLKRVEGLAEEPPLREASFDAIQMSVALHEFPRAERAQVLKQCLKLLRPGGWLVLVDLHPAGPWLRLPQQLFCALFETDTALAMLEDDLPGQLETLGFSDIDQELLAGNALQRITATRPTAAITP